The Fluviicola sp. genome contains a region encoding:
- a CDS encoding LEA type 2 family protein, protein MKKLFFLCACAVLLTVSSCDFEEPVVSGYSNFKFGKLEGKTLNVSFDATVDNDNGYGFKIKKGELTVSINDLEIGDIDLTKKIKIKRKSENVYTIPLKLSLSDGALFRIAKLVSADKFELKLDGKVRGSVMGFGKTFDIHETHNLSSGDIKFDGLLQGIMKGAVRE, encoded by the coding sequence ATGAAGAAGCTCTTTTTTTTATGTGCGTGTGCGGTCCTTTTAACAGTTTCAAGCTGTGATTTCGAGGAACCGGTGGTTTCGGGATATTCCAATTTCAAATTCGGAAAACTGGAAGGTAAAACCCTGAACGTGAGTTTTGATGCAACAGTTGACAATGACAACGGATACGGTTTCAAAATCAAGAAGGGAGAATTAACCGTTTCGATCAATGACCTGGAGATCGGAGATATTGATTTGACCAAAAAGATCAAGATCAAGCGCAAATCCGAAAACGTTTACACCATTCCGTTGAAGCTTAGTTTGAGTGACGGGGCTTTGTTTCGCATTGCGAAGCTGGTAAGTGCCGACAAATTTGAACTAAAACTTGATGGAAAAGTACGCGGAAGCGTGATGGGATTCGGGAAAACATTCGATATCCACGAAACGCACAATTTATCCAGCGGCGATATCAAATTCGACGGATTGTTACAAGGCATTATGAAAGGTGCAGTACGGGAATGA
- a CDS encoding MBL fold metallo-hydrolase: protein MRVEQLYTKCLAEAAYFIESEGEIAVIDPLREVQPYLDLAKEWNGSIKYIFETHFHADFVSGHVDLAKRTGAQIVYGPTAKTNFESIIAEDNQEFKIGKATIKVLHTPGHTPESVTYLLIDESGKEKAIFTGDTLFLGDVGRPDLAIKGDLTQNELAGMLFDSLRNRIMVLPDSITVYPGHGAGSSCGKNMSSETVGTLGEQKQTNYALRADMTRDEFIKEVTEGILPPPQYFPKNALMNKNGYDSIDEVISKGNTALSVAEVKRLMDENVLVLDVRNQDEYIKGAIPNSLFIGLNGTFAMWVGALIENINQPIVLVVPEGKEEETVTRLARVGYDNCVGYLEGGMKAWTEAGEPVETIESVTAESIADRIDSLPILDVRKPGEYEAEHLENAEHVALDFMLDDLGDLKPNNPYYVHCAGGYRSVIAISLLKQKGFKNLIDIAGGFGAIKKAGIPTTDFVCSSKK from the coding sequence ATGCGCGTAGAACAATTATACACCAAATGTTTAGCCGAAGCGGCATATTTCATTGAGAGCGAAGGAGAAATAGCAGTTATTGATCCGTTGAGAGAGGTTCAGCCTTACCTGGACCTGGCAAAAGAATGGAACGGATCGATCAAATACATCTTTGAAACGCATTTCCATGCGGATTTCGTTTCCGGGCACGTAGACCTTGCAAAACGCACGGGAGCACAGATCGTTTACGGTCCTACAGCAAAAACAAATTTCGAAAGCATTATCGCAGAAGATAACCAGGAATTTAAAATCGGGAAAGCAACAATTAAAGTATTGCATACTCCGGGCCACACGCCGGAATCGGTTACTTATTTACTGATCGATGAATCGGGGAAAGAAAAGGCGATCTTTACAGGAGATACGTTGTTCTTAGGTGATGTGGGCCGTCCTGACCTGGCAATTAAGGGAGATCTGACACAGAACGAACTGGCAGGAATGCTGTTTGATTCCCTGAGAAACCGCATCATGGTTTTACCGGATTCAATAACGGTTTATCCCGGACATGGAGCCGGAAGTTCCTGCGGAAAGAACATGAGTTCCGAAACAGTTGGAACGCTGGGCGAGCAAAAACAGACCAACTATGCGTTGCGTGCTGATATGACTCGTGACGAGTTCATCAAGGAAGTAACGGAAGGAATTTTGCCTCCGCCTCAGTATTTCCCGAAGAATGCTTTAATGAATAAGAACGGGTACGATTCGATTGACGAAGTGATCTCGAAAGGGAATACCGCATTGAGCGTAGCCGAAGTGAAAAGACTGATGGATGAAAACGTATTGGTACTGGATGTTCGCAACCAGGATGAATACATCAAAGGAGCAATTCCGAACAGCTTGTTTATCGGTTTGAACGGAACGTTTGCCATGTGGGTCGGAGCACTGATTGAAAACATCAACCAGCCGATTGTATTGGTTGTTCCGGAAGGAAAAGAAGAAGAAACAGTGACCCGTTTGGCGCGTGTCGGTTACGATAATTGTGTCGGATACCTGGAAGGCGGAATGAAAGCGTGGACAGAAGCCGGAGAACCGGTTGAAACGATCGAATCCGTAACAGCTGAAAGTATTGCAGATAGAATTGATTCATTGCCTATCCTGGATGTTCGCAAACCGGGAGAATACGAAGCGGAGCATTTGGAAAATGCAGAACATGTGGCTTTGGATTTCATGCTGGATGACCTGGGTGACCTGAAACCGAACAATCCGTATTACGTGCATTGTGCCGGAGGTTACCGTAGCGTGATCGCCATTTCGTTACTGAAGCAAAAAGGCTTCAAAAACCTGATCGATATTGCCGGCGGATTCGGGGCAATCAAAAAAGCTGGAATCCCGACAACGGATTTCGTTTGCAGTTCTAAAAAGTAA
- a CDS encoding virulence protein — MFAISFDMLISDLKEHYRDPYNNAYYEIATILEKYDFYRGQGSVYLSTKNDMANLLRAVNALKNTPWFKNSVRDIRAFRVEDWSDFTSFIKED, encoded by the coding sequence GTGTTTGCTATCAGTTTTGACATGCTTATTTCCGATTTAAAGGAGCATTATAGAGATCCTTATAATAATGCTTACTATGAAATCGCGACTATTTTAGAAAAATATGATTTCTATCGTGGACAAGGAAGCGTTTATTTGTCAACCAAAAATGACATGGCAAATTTGCTGAGAGCGGTCAATGCGTTGAAAAATACACCTTGGTTTAAAAATTCAGTTCGGGACATCAGAGCTTTTAGGGTCGAAGATTGGTCTGATTTTACTTCATTTATCAAGGAAGATTAG
- a CDS encoding glycine--tRNA ligase, which translates to MEQKEDLLKEVISHAKEYGFVFPSSEIYDGLAATYDYGQLGSELKNNIKQYWWKSMVQMNDNIVGIDAAIFMHPTTWKASGHVDAFNDPLIDNKDSKKRYRADVLIEEHIEKIRQKITKEVDKAAKKFAEAFDEAQFRATNPNVLRNEEKIKEIEDRMRVTLENNDLEGVKKLIEDLEIVCPISGSRNWTEVRQFNLMFSTELGSVAGDASTIYLRPETAQGIFVNFLNVQKSGRMKIPFGIAQIGKAFRNEIVARQFIFRMREFEQMEMQFFVRPGEEMQWYNHWKEARLKWHKALGLGEQYYREHDHIKLAHYANAASDIEFDFPMGFKELEGIHSRTDFDLKQHEQFSGKKMQYFDPELNQNYVPYVVETSVGLDRMFLAVMSASYKNEKLEDGSERVVLSLPAQLAPYKVAIMPLIKRDGLPEIAREIFEDLRFDFNCQYDEKDTPGKRYRRQDAIGTPYCVMVDHQTLEDNTVTIRDRDTMEQERIAISELRAKIDEKVSWRNLLAK; encoded by the coding sequence ATGGAACAGAAAGAAGATTTATTAAAGGAAGTTATTTCTCACGCGAAGGAATACGGATTCGTTTTCCCTTCATCTGAAATTTACGACGGTTTGGCTGCAACATATGATTACGGTCAGCTGGGCTCGGAATTGAAGAACAATATCAAACAGTACTGGTGGAAATCCATGGTACAGATGAATGATAATATCGTGGGAATTGACGCCGCAATCTTCATGCATCCTACCACCTGGAAAGCTTCCGGGCACGTGGATGCATTCAATGATCCGTTGATCGACAACAAAGATTCCAAAAAGAGATACCGCGCGGATGTATTGATCGAAGAGCATATCGAAAAGATCCGTCAAAAGATCACTAAGGAAGTGGATAAAGCTGCGAAGAAATTTGCAGAGGCTTTCGATGAAGCTCAGTTCCGCGCTACCAATCCGAATGTATTGCGCAACGAGGAAAAGATCAAAGAGATTGAAGACCGCATGCGTGTGACTTTGGAGAACAATGACCTGGAAGGAGTGAAAAAGCTGATCGAGGACCTGGAAATCGTTTGTCCGATCAGTGGCTCCAGAAACTGGACGGAAGTGCGTCAGTTCAACCTGATGTTCTCTACCGAATTGGGTTCTGTTGCAGGAGATGCTTCCACGATTTATTTACGTCCGGAAACGGCGCAGGGTATTTTCGTGAACTTCCTGAATGTTCAGAAAAGCGGCCGTATGAAAATTCCTTTCGGGATTGCACAGATCGGTAAAGCATTCAGAAATGAGATCGTTGCACGCCAGTTCATTTTCCGCATGCGAGAATTCGAACAAATGGAAATGCAGTTCTTTGTGCGTCCTGGAGAAGAAATGCAGTGGTACAACCATTGGAAGGAAGCACGTTTGAAATGGCACAAAGCGCTTGGATTGGGCGAACAGTATTACCGTGAGCACGATCACATTAAATTGGCCCATTACGCAAACGCGGCCAGCGATATCGAATTCGACTTCCCGATGGGATTCAAAGAATTGGAAGGAATTCACTCCCGTACGGATTTCGATTTGAAGCAACACGAGCAGTTCTCCGGAAAAAAAATGCAGTATTTCGACCCGGAATTGAACCAGAATTATGTTCCTTACGTGGTGGAAACGTCCGTAGGTTTGGACCGCATGTTCCTGGCTGTAATGAGCGCTTCCTACAAGAACGAAAAACTGGAAGATGGTTCCGAGCGCGTGGTATTGAGTTTACCTGCGCAACTGGCTCCGTATAAAGTGGCAATCATGCCATTGATCAAGAGAGACGGATTGCCGGAGATCGCAAGAGAGATCTTCGAGGATCTGCGTTTTGATTTCAACTGCCAATACGACGAAAAAGATACTCCCGGAAAACGTTACCGCCGCCAGGATGCGATCGGAACACCTTATTGTGTGATGGTCGATCACCAGACTCTGGAAGATAATACGGTGACAATCCGTGATCGTGATACGATGGAACAGGAGCGCATTGCAATCTCTGAATTAAGAGCAAAAATCGATGAGAAAGTAAGCTGGAGAAACTTACTGGCGAAGTAA
- a CDS encoding S8 family serine peptidase: MKKRYLITYKDKDLTLQKINTLFGTNNSIKEFSADTIINESSNYHFRNLGISSHMLSEKDVQVLKTNPKIASIEEDTGTTFSANTSDTKPKLRAALSDSYSWNMQLINAPKAWAKGYTGTGVNVAILSTGIANHPELNIKGGISTIPNWSSYMDDQGHGTHLAGIIAGLGKSSKSIRGVAPDASLYAVKVLEKTSVGGAEGKMTWIIAGMDWCIGNGIDVMCMGVSSQINPSEAYSVGVKQCQQADIMVVCASGDSFGYGGFSYVNAPANSGILDTPLASPMAVGAIDNTSQVSAFSSRGGKSEIHWNYISVVAPGVDIYSTFLNNEFRIMSGTGTACAHVAGLVALLKQKNKEMQQRNGKLNPLVIKSLICSTAKGLGQAPLPNTPYGYGLIDCDKVTN, encoded by the coding sequence ATGAAAAAACGTTATTTAATTACCTACAAAGACAAAGACTTAACTCTCCAAAAGATCAACACATTGTTTGGAACGAATAATTCGATTAAAGAGTTTTCAGCCGATACAATCATCAATGAGAGCAGCAATTATCACTTCCGGAACTTGGGAATTAGTTCTCATATGCTAAGTGAAAAGGATGTACAAGTCTTAAAAACTAATCCGAAGATCGCTTCTATTGAAGAGGATACCGGAACCACTTTTTCTGCTAACACTTCTGATACAAAACCAAAATTGCGTGCCGCATTATCTGACTCTTATTCCTGGAACATGCAGCTGATCAATGCGCCTAAGGCCTGGGCAAAGGGATATACGGGCACAGGGGTAAATGTTGCGATCCTTAGTACAGGGATTGCTAATCATCCGGAGCTTAATATCAAAGGCGGAATTTCCACCATACCCAACTGGAGCAGTTATATGGATGACCAAGGCCACGGGACACATTTAGCTGGTATTATTGCCGGTTTGGGTAAAAGTTCCAAAAGTATACGCGGGGTAGCCCCGGATGCATCCCTATATGCTGTGAAGGTATTAGAAAAGACTTCTGTTGGGGGAGCAGAAGGTAAAATGACATGGATAATAGCCGGCATGGATTGGTGTATTGGAAATGGAATAGATGTTATGTGCATGGGAGTTTCCAGTCAGATAAATCCGTCAGAAGCTTATTCCGTGGGAGTTAAGCAATGTCAGCAGGCAGATATTATGGTGGTTTGTGCCTCCGGAGATTCGTTTGGATATGGGGGGTTTTCATATGTCAACGCTCCCGCAAATTCAGGGATACTCGACACGCCACTTGCGAGTCCGATGGCAGTTGGAGCAATTGACAATACATCACAGGTTTCAGCTTTTTCTTCCAGGGGAGGAAAATCTGAAATACATTGGAATTACATATCAGTTGTTGCCCCTGGTGTAGATATCTACTCAACGTTTTTGAATAATGAATTTCGAATAATGTCAGGAACAGGAACAGCTTGTGCGCATGTTGCAGGACTTGTAGCTTTATTGAAACAAAAAAATAAGGAGATGCAACAAAGGAATGGGAAGCTGAACCCTTTGGTAATAAAATCACTGATCTGCTCGACAGCAAAAGGATTAGGTCAAGCCCCACTTCCGAATACACCCTACGGATATGGATTAATTGATTGCGATAAAGTGACAAATTAG
- a CDS encoding glycoside hydrolase family 16 protein, whose translation MKLLKPVNLLVFTALLAGKNTFSQCFDDTYAKITKKEVISCNDQEWVLEYEDNFDGKELKSREWILPYQGVLAGFNFEKDGSKVWYANTNTHPKIPLSNNIVTENGILKLIARKEATPIQGSYVVDWSKNPPGRDSSSFLYSSAWIESQRMFGYGKYEARIKIPKGKGLWPAFWLFNGENGKHNYEIDIFEFWNEYTCAGRYKKSRLSKNPHFTIHGDSINRSSSQCADDMYPCYGNWGNSKTDFSADYHIYAVEWDYYKILWMIDGELVHALYRYNSKNGVPTDCNTIVEGQQYKVNESWPFTEQMQVRFNLGIQHGNNNDPNASDNFPQAMEVDYFRYYRKGPGKK comes from the coding sequence ATGAAACTGCTTAAACCGGTCAACTTATTGGTATTTACGGCTCTTTTAGCTGGAAAAAACACCTTTTCCCAATGTTTCGACGATACCTATGCCAAAATCACGAAGAAAGAAGTGATTTCCTGCAACGACCAGGAGTGGGTATTGGAATACGAAGACAACTTTGACGGAAAGGAATTGAAATCCAGGGAATGGATTCTTCCTTATCAGGGAGTTCTGGCGGGTTTTAATTTTGAGAAGGATGGTTCCAAAGTATGGTATGCGAATACGAATACGCATCCGAAAATTCCGCTTTCGAACAATATTGTTACCGAGAATGGGATCCTGAAGCTGATTGCACGCAAAGAAGCAACACCGATCCAGGGAAGCTATGTCGTGGACTGGTCGAAAAATCCTCCGGGAAGAGATTCCTCTTCGTTCCTGTATTCTTCTGCCTGGATTGAATCGCAGCGCATGTTTGGCTACGGGAAATACGAAGCGCGGATCAAAATTCCCAAAGGAAAAGGTCTGTGGCCCGCTTTCTGGCTGTTCAACGGGGAGAACGGAAAACACAACTATGAAATAGACATTTTCGAATTCTGGAACGAATACACTTGTGCCGGCAGGTATAAGAAAAGCCGTTTGTCGAAGAATCCGCATTTTACCATTCACGGTGACAGCATCAATCGCAGCAGTTCGCAATGTGCCGACGATATGTACCCATGTTACGGAAACTGGGGCAACTCCAAAACCGATTTCAGCGCTGATTACCACATTTATGCCGTGGAATGGGACTATTACAAGATCCTCTGGATGATCGACGGAGAGTTGGTGCATGCATTGTATCGCTATAATTCGAAGAATGGCGTGCCTACGGACTGTAACACGATCGTGGAAGGACAGCAATACAAAGTCAACGAATCCTGGCCGTTTACGGAACAAATGCAGGTGCGTTTCAACCTGGGAATCCAACACGGAAACAACAACGACCCGAATGCAAGCGATAATTTCCCGCAGGCTATGGAAGTGGATTATTTCCGTTATTACCGGAAGGGGCCTGGTAAAAAATAA
- a CDS encoding choice-of-anchor L domain-containing protein: MKKITTILSIVLLSVSFNGNAQISVTSGQPITDYVTNHLLGLGVTVSNVTFTGDPAQIGYFDGTGVAGFGFADGTVISSGGVTNLVPGNFGTDDFSMNTNADLVAVAQSVTTNPAASNINDANDVGILEFDFVPESDLVSFNFIFGSNEYEYWINSQYNDAFGFFVSGPGITGPYSAPAGFPGGSQNLALVPGTNLPITISTIYPANAASGAASNPAGLNPQFYVDNSSNTNVQLNGYTVPMNITFSVTCGETYHFKFAVADMQDQSLSTVVFLEAGSFTSPPINLSLSNTTGGGSDTIIEACSDARFVLARSICQSLYDLTINFTTSGTATNGVDYNIAQPSPLFMPAGQDTIYLDFSTIADALVEGTETVTINIDYVDQYGNPQTSSATFYLSDITPLGINETDLSLACFDDEVILTAVGTGGSGTYVYDWVSGSSTTTQDTVSILQNGVTNYVVSITDACLGTYTDTVTVTMNQTLVIDTMIAYTASACTPDGAVSGLGAGMTGIPQYHWEGPGTGGPSQINASVMQNLSPGWYVFTVTDNVCSVTDSIFLNSEPGPIADMTLSTISGCNPTTVTFTNNSQNATTYEWYFGNGNSVTVTDLSSQTQTFTVSADQALIAINGPCRDTAFASVLIVECGCTDPQATNYNPNAVQNDGSCIFPEPSVIVPNIFTPNGDKNNDVFKLTTVNATEIEIKINNRWGNNVYVGTGLDAAWDGKIDGTLAPDGVYFVQYTVKGLMGREITGQGFLQLIR; this comes from the coding sequence ATGAAGAAAATTACTACAATACTGTCGATTGTATTATTGTCAGTTAGCTTTAACGGAAATGCCCAAATTTCTGTGACTAGCGGACAGCCCATTACAGATTACGTGACGAACCATTTATTAGGTCTCGGTGTAACTGTATCCAATGTAACATTTACCGGAGATCCTGCCCAGATCGGTTATTTTGACGGAACGGGAGTAGCGGGTTTTGGTTTTGCTGACGGAACAGTTATATCATCCGGAGGAGTAACCAACCTGGTACCGGGAAATTTCGGTACGGATGATTTTTCCATGAATACGAATGCGGATTTGGTGGCTGTTGCACAATCAGTTACCACAAACCCTGCAGCCAGCAACATCAACGATGCGAATGACGTGGGTATTCTGGAGTTCGATTTCGTTCCGGAATCGGATTTGGTTTCGTTTAATTTTATTTTCGGATCAAACGAGTACGAATATTGGATCAATTCGCAGTACAATGACGCATTCGGGTTCTTTGTCAGCGGACCGGGCATTACAGGGCCTTACAGTGCTCCTGCCGGTTTTCCGGGAGGATCGCAAAACCTGGCGCTGGTGCCGGGAACAAACCTTCCGATTACCATTAGTACGATTTACCCGGCAAACGCTGCATCGGGGGCTGCCTCAAATCCAGCCGGACTGAATCCTCAATTTTATGTAGATAATTCGAGCAATACGAACGTTCAGTTAAACGGTTATACCGTTCCGATGAACATTACTTTCAGCGTAACATGCGGTGAAACGTACCACTTTAAGTTTGCGGTTGCCGATATGCAGGATCAATCGTTGTCTACAGTTGTTTTCCTGGAAGCAGGTTCATTTACTTCTCCTCCGATTAACCTTTCGTTATCCAATACCACAGGTGGGGGAAGTGATACAATCATTGAGGCATGTTCGGATGCAAGATTTGTATTGGCACGCAGTATTTGCCAGTCATTATACGACCTTACAATTAACTTCACTACTTCAGGTACGGCAACAAACGGAGTAGATTACAACATTGCTCAGCCAAGCCCATTGTTTATGCCTGCAGGTCAGGATACGATCTACCTGGATTTTTCAACCATTGCAGATGCGCTTGTTGAAGGAACAGAAACCGTTACTATTAATATCGATTATGTGGATCAATACGGGAACCCTCAAACCAGTTCGGCAACTTTTTATTTAAGTGATATTACTCCGCTTGGAATCAACGAAACAGACCTGAGCCTGGCATGTTTTGACGACGAAGTTATTTTAACGGCTGTTGGAACAGGAGGTTCCGGTACCTATGTTTACGATTGGGTTTCCGGTAGTTCAACGACTACGCAAGATACGGTAAGTATTCTTCAAAACGGTGTAACGAATTACGTGGTTTCCATTACGGATGCCTGTTTGGGAACATACACCGATACGGTTACGGTAACCATGAATCAAACATTGGTGATCGATACGATGATTGCTTACACAGCTTCGGCTTGTACACCGGATGGTGCGGTAAGCGGTTTAGGCGCAGGAATGACGGGAATCCCTCAATACCATTGGGAAGGGCCGGGCACAGGCGGACCAAGCCAGATTAACGCATCCGTGATGCAAAACCTTTCTCCGGGATGGTATGTATTTACGGTTACCGACAACGTTTGTTCCGTGACAGATTCCATCTTCCTGAACAGCGAACCGGGTCCAATTGCAGACATGACGTTGAGTACTATTTCAGGATGTAACCCAACAACGGTTACTTTCACAAACAACAGTCAGAATGCAACGACGTACGAGTGGTATTTCGGAAATGGAAACAGTGTTACGGTAACTGATCTGAGTTCTCAAACACAAACATTTACGGTTTCGGCAGATCAGGCGTTAATCGCAATCAACGGGCCATGCAGAGATACGGCATTTGCTTCTGTTTTGATCGTTGAATGTGGATGTACTGATCCGCAGGCAACGAACTACAACCCGAATGCAGTTCAAAACGATGGTTCGTGTATTTTCCCGGAGCCAAGTGTAATCGTTCCGAACATCTTTACACCGAACGGGGATAAGAACAACGACGTGTTTAAATTAACGACCGTGAATGCAACGGAGATCGAAATCAAAATCAATAACCGTTGGGGAAATAACGTATACGTTGGAACCGGTTTGGATGCTGCCTGGGATGGAAAAATCGACGGGACACTTGCACCTGACGGAGTTTACTTTGTACAGTATACCGTGAAAGGATTAATGGGAAGAGAAATCACCGGACAGGGATTCCTGCAGTTGATCAGATAA
- a CDS encoding peptidylprolyl isomerase: protein MKKGFQYISALVLLCMTTTSLLAQKVELPKDAQPGIYAAFVTTKGNIIVKLEEEKTPMTVANFVGLAEGNLTLFDSIKITKPFYDGLKFHRVIKDFMIQGGDPQGTGMGGPGYKFFDETTPELTHSGPGILSMANSGPATNGSQFFITHKETPWLNGKHTVFGHVVEGQDVVNKIEQNDVMTKVIIIRNGKAAKAWNATEAFKAAYAKAKAAEEVKKAEQAKLDALEKERVAKIAGMSEAEYRVYLLNEIRKTYPAAQQTESGLVYVIQKEGNGEKAKKGDQVSTHYTGTFLNGTKFDSSRDRNQPLDFTHNVGQMIAGYDEAISILSKGGRGIFVIPYFKAYGAQGRPGAIPAYSDLVFDIELLNIIPGPDPMKKEVK, encoded by the coding sequence ATGAAAAAAGGATTTCAATACATTTCAGCTTTGGTGCTTTTATGTATGACTACCACTTCCCTTTTGGCTCAGAAAGTTGAGTTGCCAAAAGATGCACAGCCTGGTATTTACGCCGCATTTGTAACCACGAAAGGAAACATCATTGTAAAATTAGAGGAAGAGAAAACCCCTATGACCGTTGCCAATTTTGTTGGTTTGGCTGAAGGGAACCTGACTCTTTTCGATTCCATTAAAATTACCAAACCATTCTACGACGGGTTGAAATTTCACCGCGTGATCAAGGATTTCATGATCCAGGGTGGAGATCCGCAGGGAACAGGAATGGGTGGACCGGGATACAAGTTCTTCGATGAAACAACTCCCGAACTGACTCACAGCGGGCCTGGAATCCTTTCCATGGCAAACAGCGGACCGGCTACAAACGGAAGCCAATTCTTCATTACTCACAAGGAAACTCCGTGGTTGAACGGAAAACACACGGTTTTCGGTCACGTAGTGGAAGGACAGGATGTGGTGAATAAAATCGAACAAAACGACGTGATGACGAAAGTTATCATTATTCGCAACGGGAAAGCAGCAAAGGCATGGAACGCAACGGAAGCTTTCAAAGCAGCTTATGCAAAAGCGAAAGCAGCAGAGGAAGTGAAAAAAGCGGAACAGGCAAAATTGGATGCTCTTGAAAAAGAACGTGTAGCGAAAATTGCTGGCATGTCGGAAGCAGAATACCGCGTTTATTTATTGAACGAGATCCGCAAAACATACCCGGCTGCACAACAGACTGAATCCGGGTTGGTGTATGTGATCCAAAAAGAAGGAAACGGTGAAAAAGCAAAAAAAGGCGACCAGGTTTCCACGCATTACACAGGAACTTTCTTAAACGGAACAAAATTCGATTCTTCCCGCGATCGCAACCAGCCATTGGATTTCACGCACAACGTGGGACAAATGATCGCAGGTTACGACGAAGCGATCTCTATTTTAAGCAAAGGCGGAAGAGGAATTTTCGTAATCCCTTATTTCAAAGCATACGGAGCTCAGGGAAGACCTGGAGCAATTCCGGCTTATTCGGATCTAGTATTCGATATCGAGTTATTGAACATCATTCCAGGTCCGGACCCAATGAAAAAAGAAGTGAAGTAA
- a CDS encoding dipeptidase, giving the protein MQNTQKYIQESKDKFLNELIDLLKIPTVSADSAYAKDVIRGAEKVAEFLQEAGAENVEICPTAGHPIVYGEKIIDPALPTVLVYGHYDVQPADPIDLWTSPPFEPVVKKTEIHPEGAIFARGACDDKGQFFMHVKAFEAMMKTNELPCNVKFMIEGEEEVGSVNLGVFIKENKARLKADIILVSDTGMLANDVPSITTGLRGLSYVEVEVTGPNRDLHSGLYGGCVANPINILTKMIASLHDENNHITIPGFYADVVELSMEERAEMAKAPYDEEAYKKALDIDAVYGEKGYTTPERGSIRPTLDVNGIWGGYTGEGAKTVIASKAYAKISMRLVPNQEPDKITELFAKHFESIAPAGVKVVVNPHHGGEPVVTPIDSIAYKSAAKAYEETFGKTPIPVRSGGSIPIIALFEKELGLKTVMMGFGLDSDAIHSPNEHYGLFNFYKGIETIPYFFHYFNEAMK; this is encoded by the coding sequence ATGCAAAACACCCAAAAATATATACAGGAATCCAAAGACAAATTCCTGAACGAACTGATTGATTTATTGAAAATTCCAACCGTTTCTGCTGACAGCGCTTACGCAAAGGATGTGATTCGCGGAGCAGAAAAAGTAGCTGAATTCCTGCAGGAAGCAGGTGCTGAAAACGTAGAGATTTGCCCGACCGCCGGACATCCGATTGTTTACGGTGAAAAGATCATTGATCCGGCATTGCCTACAGTGCTTGTATACGGACATTATGATGTGCAGCCTGCGGACCCGATCGATTTGTGGACTTCTCCCCCGTTTGAACCGGTGGTGAAAAAGACGGAAATTCACCCGGAAGGAGCCATCTTCGCACGCGGCGCCTGTGACGATAAAGGACAATTCTTCATGCACGTGAAAGCCTTCGAAGCGATGATGAAAACCAATGAACTTCCATGTAATGTGAAATTCATGATCGAAGGAGAAGAAGAAGTAGGTTCGGTCAACCTGGGTGTTTTCATCAAAGAAAATAAAGCACGTTTGAAAGCCGATATCATTTTGGTTTCGGATACAGGTATGCTTGCAAATGACGTTCCTTCCATCACAACCGGATTGAGAGGTTTGAGCTATGTGGAAGTAGAAGTTACAGGACCGAACCGCGATTTGCATTCCGGGCTTTACGGCGGATGCGTGGCGAATCCAATTAACATCTTAACGAAAATGATTGCTTCGTTGCACGATGAAAATAATCACATTACCATTCCGGGATTTTATGCGGATGTGGTTGAACTAAGCATGGAAGAGCGCGCTGAAATGGCAAAAGCTCCTTACGATGAAGAAGCATACAAAAAAGCATTGGATATTGATGCAGTCTACGGAGAGAAAGGATACACGACACCTGAAAGAGGTTCTATTCGCCCTACACTGGATGTAAACGGAATTTGGGGAGGATATACCGGCGAAGGAGCAAAAACAGTGATTGCTTCCAAAGCTTACGCTAAAATCTCCATGCGTTTGGTACCAAACCAGGAACCGGATAAAATTACGGAGTTGTTTGCCAAACATTTTGAATCCATTGCACCGGCCGGTGTGAAGGTAGTCGTAAATCCGCATCACGGCGGAGAACCGGTAGTTACACCGATCGATTCCATTGCTTACAAAAGTGCTGCAAAAGCTTACGAAGAAACTTTCGGGAAAACACCTATCCCGGTAAGAAGCGGAGGAAGTATTCCGATCATTGCTTTGTTCGAAAAAGAATTGGGCCTGAAAACGGTTATGATGGGCTTTGGCCTGGATTCCGATGCGATCCATTCACCGAACGAGCATTACGGGTTGTTCAATTTTTACAAAGGAATTGAAACCATTCCGTATTTCTTCCATTATTTCAATGAAGCAATGAAGTAA